Proteins co-encoded in one Halodesulfovibrio sp. MK-HDV genomic window:
- a CDS encoding FUSC family protein, with product MAGMCNISTLGANVFEIESGEFKVIVQVFLWLQLEVQMESLSALKHKLEAWGEGSLSHDFQLRVIDAIKPALSMSIVVALAFYLDFKQPYWAAFAVLMMSFSTTGQAYRRALVGIPGTLIGGTVALAIFSIFPQQPIFLFPILIIYCGICMYFLQACKVNGYFFFTISFVCLVVITTAIPQSDKVFVYALARLEETCLGMTVYTAVTLLLWRRSAWPILQEQVGIMTSLHAELFKEQMRRVQTKSKKEVFALQRKAFRALDKTEELVGFAIADSYNVWENRDDWHSFIVHSRELVRAQLRWGWVVPELRKDYMQDSLPDLASKVGQMETRLIAMKQGSHAEHLLNFPEAISLKRDESAFQKLPHYLQAQVLVVQEAFNEMGNLVHAIMHYHCFFHDNSLERPKPFIVKNTWEFPLNYEYVMYAFRSAVLFSMTVIIWFFLYPPGLDNAQFLMLGGAFSLISVFVKTNAPLRDGIYYVSAAIIAIVVYVLTLQHMTTYYELGTLIFCMTFVVYFVCIKANQALFKLAMMLAWLSLPRFSNVQTYDFTMILNSGMAMAVAGILVSIGLYITSYPIPERRFMQARRRFFFKCNIFVRHNAKSAFGRDNFS from the coding sequence ATGGCAGGGATGTGCAACATATCCACGCTAGGCGCAAATGTTTTCGAGATTGAATCAGGAGAGTTTAAGGTCATCGTGCAGGTTTTTTTATGGCTGCAACTAGAGGTGCAAATGGAATCATTGTCCGCATTAAAACATAAACTTGAAGCATGGGGCGAGGGATCCTTGTCGCATGATTTTCAACTGCGTGTCATTGATGCCATTAAGCCTGCTCTCTCAATGAGTATTGTTGTTGCACTGGCTTTTTATCTCGATTTTAAGCAACCATACTGGGCAGCATTCGCCGTACTTATGATGAGTTTTTCAACAACAGGGCAGGCTTATCGCCGAGCTCTTGTGGGAATCCCCGGTACTCTCATCGGTGGAACGGTTGCATTGGCTATTTTTTCCATTTTTCCTCAACAGCCAATTTTCCTGTTTCCGATACTGATAATTTACTGTGGTATTTGCATGTACTTTTTGCAGGCGTGTAAGGTTAACGGGTATTTTTTCTTCACCATCTCTTTTGTGTGTCTCGTGGTTATTACGACCGCAATTCCTCAAAGTGATAAAGTTTTTGTATATGCTTTGGCGCGGCTTGAAGAAACCTGTCTGGGAATGACCGTGTACACAGCGGTTACACTGCTTTTATGGCGTCGCAGTGCGTGGCCGATTCTTCAAGAACAAGTCGGTATAATGACCAGTCTTCATGCTGAATTGTTTAAAGAACAAATGAGAAGAGTTCAGACTAAGAGTAAAAAAGAGGTGTTTGCTTTACAGAGAAAGGCATTTCGAGCTTTAGATAAAACTGAAGAGCTTGTCGGATTTGCGATTGCAGATTCCTATAACGTTTGGGAAAACCGCGATGATTGGCACTCTTTTATTGTTCATTCCCGTGAACTTGTTCGGGCACAGTTGCGATGGGGGTGGGTTGTTCCTGAGCTACGTAAGGACTACATGCAGGATTCTCTGCCGGATTTGGCCTCAAAAGTGGGACAGATGGAGACAAGACTTATCGCGATGAAGCAAGGGTCACATGCAGAGCATTTATTAAATTTTCCTGAGGCAATCTCCTTAAAGCGTGATGAATCAGCCTTTCAGAAGCTTCCGCATTATTTGCAAGCTCAGGTGCTAGTTGTACAGGAGGCGTTTAATGAGATGGGAAATCTGGTTCACGCGATAATGCATTATCACTGTTTTTTTCACGATAATTCCTTGGAACGACCCAAGCCGTTTATAGTAAAAAATACGTGGGAATTTCCTTTGAATTATGAATACGTAATGTATGCATTCCGAAGTGCTGTGCTTTTTTCTATGACTGTAATTATTTGGTTTTTCTTGTATCCTCCGGGGTTGGATAACGCGCAGTTTTTAATGCTTGGTGGGGCGTTTTCGCTGATCTCGGTATTTGTGAAGACTAATGCTCCGTTGCGGGATGGAATTTATTATGTATCAGCTGCCATAATTGCCATTGTGGTGTATGTGCTGACACTCCAGCATATGACAACATATTACGAGTTGGGAACGCTTATTTTTTGCATGACTTTTGTGGTCTATTTTGTGTGTATAAAAGCGAATCAGGCACTATTTAAGTTGGCGATGATGCTTGCATGGCTTTCGCTTCCTAGATTTTCCAATGTGCAGACTTACGATTTTACGATGATTCTCAATAGTGGGATGGCAATGGCGGTTGCCGGTATTTTGGTGAGTATTGGTTTGTATATTACATCATACCCCATTCCGGAACGGCGTTTTATGCAAGCGAGAAGGCGTTTTTTTTTCAAGTGCAATATATTTGTTAGACATAATGCCAAGAGCGCTTTCGGGCGAGATAACTTTTCTTGA
- the murJ gene encoding murein biosynthesis integral membrane protein MurJ: MAFLTGRQHMGVAAVIMAVSIFLSRFMGLIRDKVISFYYGASIESDIYFASFVIPDFLNYLLAGGYFSITLIPLLAEYFNNSEEDGWKFLSSVLFWVCIVITAGTCVAWVGAPYLAKIAAPGFDAPSIARLTYFLRIILPAQIFFLLGSCFSGVLYMRKQFVVPALVPLVYNASIIIGGLFMIDYGMEGFCWGVLFGAATGSFMLPYLAVRNGGFQWHFTLRHPGLKKFVLLALPLMIGQSVVVLDEQFVRIFGSLTGDGAVSLLNYSRRIMLVPVGVVAQAAGVASYPFLAALVAKGDTEAFNTTLSRALRNTMLFIVPLSFWMISAAEPTLRLIFQQGSFGVEQTLGATPLLQIMLASVAFWGVQQMIGRAFYAHKDTITPAVVGTVISLIAIPVYWYLGKTIGVMGVAMAGTMSVVLYTLALSAVWKRRFGGDAFKGVVRMFLLSAVLCVPAMVASVYVVQQIPLLLDGRPLTGAFVSLAVSGTLFCVLYMCTSMLLAPKAIEPIVTFVRKRILRRA, from the coding sequence ATGGCGTTTTTAACAGGCAGACAGCACATGGGCGTTGCGGCAGTTATTATGGCTGTCAGCATCTTCCTGTCGCGATTTATGGGGCTTATTCGTGATAAAGTTATTTCTTTTTATTACGGTGCGTCCATAGAGTCTGATATTTATTTTGCCTCATTTGTTATTCCGGATTTTCTCAATTACCTGCTCGCGGGCGGGTATTTTTCCATTACACTTATCCCGTTACTTGCAGAATATTTTAACAATAGCGAAGAGGACGGCTGGAAGTTTCTTTCCTCTGTGCTGTTCTGGGTGTGTATCGTAATCACGGCCGGTACCTGCGTGGCATGGGTCGGGGCACCGTATTTAGCCAAGATTGCCGCACCGGGATTTGATGCCCCTTCAATTGCGCGTCTTACTTATTTCCTGCGTATTATCTTACCGGCGCAGATCTTTTTTTTACTTGGGTCATGTTTTTCCGGTGTGCTGTATATGCGTAAGCAATTTGTGGTTCCGGCACTTGTTCCCCTTGTGTACAACGCGAGCATCATTATTGGCGGCCTTTTCATGATCGATTACGGCATGGAAGGTTTCTGCTGGGGTGTGCTCTTCGGTGCAGCAACAGGTAGCTTTATGTTGCCATATTTAGCTGTTCGCAACGGAGGATTTCAGTGGCACTTCACCCTGCGTCATCCGGGACTAAAAAAGTTCGTGTTACTTGCGTTGCCGCTTATGATTGGCCAATCTGTTGTTGTTCTTGATGAGCAGTTTGTCCGGATCTTCGGTTCACTCACTGGCGACGGTGCTGTGAGCCTGCTGAACTATTCCCGTCGAATTATGCTCGTGCCGGTAGGCGTTGTTGCGCAAGCCGCAGGTGTAGCCTCATATCCTTTCCTTGCGGCATTAGTTGCCAAGGGAGATACAGAGGCGTTCAACACCACACTCAGCAGAGCATTACGTAATACGATGCTCTTTATTGTGCCTCTTTCATTTTGGATGATCAGCGCCGCAGAGCCAACGCTCCGTCTTATCTTCCAGCAGGGAAGTTTTGGTGTAGAGCAAACTCTTGGCGCGACACCGCTTCTGCAAATTATGCTTGCTTCCGTGGCTTTCTGGGGAGTGCAGCAAATGATAGGGCGCGCTTTCTACGCCCATAAAGATACCATTACCCCTGCGGTAGTGGGGACAGTCATTTCTCTTATTGCAATTCCTGTGTATTGGTACCTTGGAAAAACAATTGGTGTAATGGGTGTTGCAATGGCAGGCACCATGTCTGTTGTACTCTATACTTTGGCTCTTTCTGCCGTCTGGAAGCGTAGATTTGGTGGCGACGCCTTTAAGGGCGTGGTGCGCATGTTTTTGCTTTCAGCAGTGCTGTGTGTGCCTGCAATGGTGGCATCAGTTTATGTAGTGCAGCAGATTCCTCTCTTGTTGGACGGAAGGCCGTTAACCGGAGCCTTTGTGTCATTGGCCGTAAGCGGAACCCTTTTCTGTGTACTGTACATGTGCACATCAATGTTGCTTGCACCTAAAGCGATTGAGCCGATTGTGACCTTTGTTCGTAAGCGTATATTGCGACGTGCATAG
- a CDS encoding HAD family hydrolase, producing MFDRALLFDWGGTLMQTMPVYLGEERGWSKEPAVDGAVEAVKHASKSWRVALATNASESSDDAMLAAFKPLGISDCFSSVYSFGRAGRPKPWAEFWRYALKDLQLPAERVVMIGDSYMDDIWGATEVGMNGIWFNLHSDERKEKARMRTIHSYAELDDALASLGF from the coding sequence ATGTTTGATAGAGCGTTGCTTTTTGACTGGGGTGGAACACTGATGCAGACCATGCCAGTCTACCTTGGTGAAGAGAGAGGTTGGTCAAAAGAACCTGCTGTGGACGGGGCTGTTGAAGCAGTTAAACACGCAAGCAAAAGCTGGCGTGTAGCGTTGGCTACAAATGCTTCTGAATCCAGTGATGATGCAATGCTTGCGGCATTTAAACCGTTGGGAATCAGTGATTGTTTTTCATCGGTATATAGTTTTGGCAGAGCAGGACGCCCAAAACCGTGGGCAGAATTTTGGAGATATGCTCTTAAGGACCTACAACTTCCTGCTGAACGGGTTGTGATGATAGGCGACAGCTATATGGATGACATTTGGGGCGCAACAGAAGTGGGAATGAACGGCATCTGGTTCAACTTGCATAGTGATGAGCGAAAAGAAAAAGCTCGGATGCGCACTATTCATTCATACGCAGAACTGGATGATGCTCTGGCCTCGTTAGGATTCTAG
- a CDS encoding DEAD/DEAH box helicase family protein codes for MSKLTLRSLKHKSFKNKYVEFLDVYSQLFSNEELNLANREKILSIIALFSNVEDQHLRQIGYRMALEYSNKTQDFTPLYDLSINLGLYPVTNQLRTLEDFMSMEAGLFLPTVVDGFIENYRRKGVVFTEQQNRLNNFFDSNIRNTAIIVAPTSYGKSELIVSGIKQSRGSRVCIVVPSKALLAQTRKRILDEKIDWVKRIVSHPEMHRVDDYESVYVLTQERLSRILTADKKMAFDLVFVDEAHNMLAAGDREILLTSTIKILSYRNSDTAFKFLTPFLQEPSSLSFKDSNFESLNYKISEYVKSEKIFVADYRAFEKSFSYYDHFFNHFFEHDNDAENYLEHVIDYSKNKNIVYLNKPKDAQDFARRLAKNLPKINSSTAEKAISEIGEAMHKKYLLLRCLKKGVLYHHGSMPEAVRNYVEYLYTSCDDIKYLVSTSTLLEGVNLPIERMFLLDIRKGIRKMSPSQFKNLIGRVNRFGDIFRSNEIKAIEKLQPQIHVVGSDQYGRVKANLNSFVTEVMHVTKTIKDEPENILLDPVQITDDNRDEFERVMTRLENMEEGISGNPDLPRVCTDAGLKLLENNISELDPLDCENAIQSALDNISDEFGLIDNSRLLMRAIYQAFIAHLETDQSKNRNLVRLKAEEAQMFYAMFLDWKIRRYSYARMIRQMIDYWNQLPPTALVFVGKWGDTTQPEGYLEHFTRIGSSSFVEKVNFAIVRIKEEEDFLEHDLFRFVEILNELEMLDEDFYLLAKYGTNDPKVISLIRNGFSRTFAEMLLTEYSNYFQILDDDQLSFNPELHNKLEEDGVGYIHRQEVLLNVAEEN; via the coding sequence ATGTCGAAGTTGACCTTACGTTCTCTCAAGCATAAAAGTTTTAAAAATAAATATGTTGAATTTCTAGATGTTTATAGTCAGTTATTTTCAAATGAAGAATTAAACTTAGCTAACCGGGAAAAAATTTTATCTATAATAGCTTTGTTTAGTAATGTAGAAGATCAACACTTGCGCCAGATTGGGTATAGAATGGCTCTTGAATATTCTAACAAAACTCAAGATTTTACCCCTCTTTATGATTTATCGATTAATTTAGGACTATATCCGGTTACTAATCAACTTAGGACCCTTGAAGACTTTATGTCTATGGAAGCAGGTCTTTTTTTGCCTACAGTAGTTGATGGGTTTATAGAAAATTATCGAAGAAAAGGGGTTGTGTTTACTGAGCAACAGAACCGTTTAAACAATTTTTTTGATTCAAATATTAGAAATACAGCTATCATTGTCGCTCCAACTTCGTATGGGAAATCTGAATTAATTGTGTCTGGGATTAAACAATCACGGGGCAGTAGGGTCTGCATTGTTGTCCCTTCAAAGGCACTTTTAGCACAGACACGAAAAAGAATTCTTGATGAAAAAATCGATTGGGTTAAGCGAATTGTTTCACATCCAGAAATGCATAGAGTGGATGATTACGAATCTGTTTATGTCTTAACACAAGAAAGATTAAGTAGAATCCTTACTGCAGATAAAAAAATGGCTTTTGACTTGGTCTTTGTAGATGAAGCGCACAACATGCTTGCTGCAGGCGACCGTGAGATATTGTTGACTTCGACTATTAAAATTCTTTCTTATCGTAATTCGGATACAGCATTTAAGTTTTTAACCCCTTTTCTTCAAGAGCCTTCTAGTTTGTCATTTAAAGATTCTAACTTTGAATCTTTAAACTATAAAATAAGTGAATATGTTAAGTCCGAAAAGATATTTGTGGCTGACTATAGAGCGTTTGAAAAATCTTTTTCTTATTACGATCATTTTTTTAATCACTTTTTTGAACATGATAATGATGCTGAAAATTATCTAGAACATGTAATTGATTATTCAAAAAATAAAAATATTGTTTATCTTAATAAACCCAAAGATGCTCAAGATTTTGCACGACGGCTTGCAAAAAATCTTCCTAAAATAAATTCATCAACTGCAGAAAAGGCAATTTCTGAAATTGGTGAAGCAATGCATAAAAAATATTTACTTTTGCGTTGCCTCAAAAAAGGCGTTCTTTATCATCATGGCTCAATGCCTGAGGCTGTTCGGAACTATGTCGAATACTTATATACAAGCTGTGACGATATTAAGTATTTGGTATCAACATCTACTTTGTTAGAAGGGGTAAATCTTCCTATTGAAAGAATGTTTTTGCTAGATATCCGTAAAGGTATTCGTAAGATGTCACCTTCTCAGTTTAAGAATTTAATCGGAAGGGTAAATCGTTTTGGGGATATTTTTAGGTCAAATGAAATTAAAGCTATCGAAAAGCTTCAACCGCAAATTCATGTTGTTGGCAGTGATCAATATGGAAGAGTAAAAGCGAATCTTAATTCGTTTGTTACTGAAGTGATGCACGTTACTAAAACGATAAAAGATGAACCGGAAAATATATTATTAGATCCAGTTCAGATAACCGATGACAATAGAGATGAATTTGAGCGTGTGATGACACGTCTTGAAAATATGGAAGAAGGAATATCAGGCAACCCTGATTTGCCGCGTGTTTGTACTGACGCTGGGTTAAAATTACTCGAAAATAATATTTCAGAACTTGATCCACTAGATTGTGAGAATGCTATTCAGAGCGCCTTGGATAATATTTCTGATGAATTCGGGTTGATTGATAATTCTAGACTATTGATGCGGGCAATTTACCAAGCGTTTATTGCTCACCTAGAGACAGACCAATCTAAGAATCGCAACCTAGTGCGCTTAAAAGCAGAAGAAGCCCAGATGTTTTATGCAATGTTTCTTGATTGGAAGATCAGAAGGTATTCATATGCAAGAATGATTAGACAGATGATCGACTATTGGAACCAACTTCCTCCAACAGCGTTAGTGTTTGTAGGGAAATGGGGTGATACAACACAGCCGGAGGGATATTTAGAACATTTTACACGAATTGGAAGTAGTAGTTTTGTTGAGAAAGTAAACTTTGCAATTGTTAGAATTAAGGAAGAAGAAGACTTCTTAGAACATGACTTGTTTAGATTTGTTGAAATTTTAAATGAGCTTGAGATGCTTGATGAGGACTTCTACTTGCTTGCTAAATACGGGACTAATGACCCTAAAGTGATTTCTTTGATAAGAAATGGCTTTAGTAGAACGTTTGCCGAAATGCTTTTAACGGAATATTCAAACTACTTTCAAATTTTAGATGATGATCAATTAAGTTTTAATCCTGAATTACATAATAAGCTTGAAGAAGATGGTGTTGGATATATCCATCGTCAGGAAGTGTTATTAAATGTAGCGGAAGAAAATTAG
- a CDS encoding Hachiman antiphage defense system protein HamA, with amino-acid sequence MKELFSGISLEKQDDYSVCHVVELSDEIKDLIRKNFSSICHGAAVVEDVDPEDYGDIYSYYSTIESFLDRYNKKSEATQKGIVGELLAHIILTEVLGDFDVVSAFFNQEEKSIKKGFDLILAKPSAGSVWITEVKSGTLHKDKNVDQTTAEFLGLAKNDLKKRLNEQEKMYWYNAVSSVRNAVAEDKDFKKALVRILKDSGKATTTGQATSKDHCVILVSNIFESLKNKITNKPAKKCLADLKKAGTFSDTIVVNIQKSTFSKVVDFLQSELTAKGN; translated from the coding sequence ATGAAAGAATTGTTTTCTGGTATATCATTAGAAAAACAAGATGACTATTCTGTATGTCATGTTGTTGAGTTGTCAGATGAAATAAAAGATCTGATACGAAAAAATTTTTCTTCAATTTGTCACGGGGCAGCTGTGGTGGAAGATGTTGACCCTGAAGACTATGGTGATATTTATAGTTATTACAGTACAATAGAGTCTTTTTTGGATCGTTATAACAAGAAGTCGGAAGCAACGCAGAAAGGGATTGTCGGTGAGTTGTTAGCTCATATTATTTTGACTGAAGTCCTTGGTGATTTTGATGTCGTTTCTGCTTTTTTTAACCAAGAAGAAAAATCAATTAAGAAAGGGTTTGATCTTATTTTGGCCAAACCCTCTGCAGGGTCTGTTTGGATAACAGAAGTAAAGTCTGGAACTTTACATAAAGATAAAAATGTTGATCAGACAACTGCCGAATTTTTAGGGTTAGCAAAAAATGACTTAAAGAAGCGTCTTAATGAACAAGAAAAGATGTATTGGTACAATGCCGTTAGCTCAGTGCGTAATGCTGTAGCAGAAGACAAAGATTTCAAAAAAGCGCTTGTACGTATTTTAAAAGATAGTGGAAAGGCTACAACTACAGGACAAGCTACCAGTAAAGATCATTGCGTTATTCTTGTTTCAAATATTTTTGAATCACTGAAAAACAAAATTACTAACAAGCCTGCCAAAAAATGCCTTGCTGATTTGAAAAAAGCAGGAACATTTAGCGATACAATTGTTGTTAATATTCAGAAAAGTACCTTTTCTAAGGTTGTAGATTTTTTACAATCTGAATTAACAGCGAAAGGGAATTGA
- a CDS encoding DUF3644 domain-containing protein yields the protein MEIDLPITLRKGKAKSILESSIDSALLAIEIYNKPRTAFRSEGYITMMVIAWTKLFHAYFQATIGDKYYYKESTGRYKKKNGEKLAWELTTCINQYDKLNDTDNLPEPVVKNIKFFIAIRNKIEHRHINKKEVDVSIFGECQSFLFNYESLLIKLFGEDHALHESLVFALQLSHIRQGSQIKANKSALAKDVQDIKKFIDDYRTSLSEEVFHAPEFSIKLMAIPKVSNTNRGDVAIEFIPLSQLAEEDRKMCESIGALIKDKRVTVEGRNIGKFRPGAVCTNVNEKLGSNDFKVHIHTWLTRIFKIRPKAGAEDPFDTNTKYCHYDEAHNDYLYNEDWVDFIVNFFAENKMTVDQLRETNSKDEALLIKDYI from the coding sequence ATGGAAATCGATCTCCCCATTACACTTAGAAAAGGCAAAGCAAAAAGTATTCTTGAGTCATCAATTGATTCTGCTCTACTTGCCATCGAAATCTACAACAAGCCGAGAACAGCATTCAGAAGTGAAGGCTATATAACGATGATGGTCATAGCTTGGACAAAACTGTTTCATGCATACTTTCAAGCTACGATTGGGGATAAATATTACTACAAAGAATCAACTGGAAGATATAAAAAGAAAAATGGTGAAAAACTTGCTTGGGAACTAACAACCTGCATCAACCAATACGATAAATTAAACGACACAGACAATCTTCCTGAACCTGTTGTTAAGAACATCAAGTTCTTCATTGCAATCCGCAATAAAATTGAACATCGTCATATCAATAAGAAAGAAGTTGATGTTTCAATTTTTGGAGAATGCCAATCTTTTTTATTCAACTATGAAAGCTTACTCATCAAATTATTTGGTGAGGATCATGCTCTTCACGAATCATTGGTGTTTGCACTCCAACTGTCACACATCAGACAAGGCAGTCAAATTAAAGCGAACAAATCAGCATTGGCAAAAGATGTGCAAGACATCAAAAAATTCATTGATGACTATAGGACATCGCTATCTGAAGAAGTTTTCCATGCACCTGAATTTAGCATTAAACTGATGGCAATTCCTAAGGTTAGCAATACCAACAGAGGGGATGTTGCAATTGAATTTATTCCGCTAAGTCAGCTAGCAGAAGAAGATCGCAAAATGTGTGAATCAATTGGAGCTTTGATAAAAGATAAACGGGTCACTGTTGAAGGGCGCAACATTGGCAAGTTTAGACCTGGAGCAGTCTGTACCAATGTAAACGAAAAACTTGGTTCAAACGATTTTAAAGTCCATATTCATACTTGGCTAACAAGAATTTTTAAGATTCGCCCTAAAGCTGGTGCAGAAGACCCTTTTGATACAAATACTAAGTATTGCCATTACGATGAAGCACATAATGACTATCTATACAATGAAGACTGGGTAGATTTTATTGTAAATTTCTTTGCTGAAAATAAGATGACAGTGGATCAGCTACGAGAAACTAATTCTAAAGATGAAGCCCTGCTCATTAAAGATTACATTTAA
- a CDS encoding AAA family ATPase, giving the protein MPDSTTLTVSTLTYLAPDGAVIFSGRSPDGNSVRVVAGKNIMPRPPVVGELWDIAGKFREHSKYGWQLYAQHARYVVPKGRLLVRYLADHPSFSGIGIGKAQTIYDAFGDQLVDLLNAGDAERLSSVLSASMASQLVSVWAENQAEAAVVAFLDEHGFDIRLANKLRRVWGTQAIQMLERNPYYMLAFTSWTRTDAAATKMGLQLDDTRRLVGAVEAVLYSRLHDGHTMTPIQILHERLPALLGRWVTDNDVRTAIALATSENAIVGDDNGFQPVGAASLEQRISERIHSMLNHKRDQRMTQGGLFPTASAHDAFISTAIAENEQHQGFALNAQQRAAVNMVFKAPFSVLTGGAGVGKTTVLRVIHSVASKMRIDVVQMALAGRAAKRMGEASGHDAMTIAKFLHLVRTGQLEVASGSLIVIDEASMLDLTSMFQILRHAPMDVRILLIGDAAQLPPIGFGLVFHQLASSAVVPRVELTEVHRQAAETGIPLIAASIREHIVPDISPYAGTQTGISFIECDNDGVTSVLQRLANDWDGDEWQVLSAIRMGTAGINAVNAFFHESSAKNEPDYPVAIGEPVIHLVNDYERGLMNGTLGRVVDVDEGKIHVDFEGTVHAIPAAEAAERLELAYAISVHKAQGSQFDRVAVVVTQSRILDHALIYTALTRGVEQVVFVGGREAFETAVRAPAFTQQRHVGAVV; this is encoded by the coding sequence ATGCCTGATTCCACAACACTGACCGTCAGCACGCTAACGTATCTGGCACCTGATGGCGCTGTCATTTTTTCTGGGCGCAGCCCAGATGGGAACAGCGTTCGTGTTGTTGCAGGAAAAAACATCATGCCTCGTCCTCCCGTTGTTGGAGAACTATGGGATATTGCGGGAAAATTTCGAGAACATTCCAAGTACGGGTGGCAGTTGTATGCGCAGCATGCCCGCTACGTGGTGCCCAAGGGGCGGTTACTTGTCCGCTATTTGGCAGACCATCCTAGCTTTTCAGGCATCGGCATAGGCAAGGCGCAAACCATCTATGATGCGTTCGGTGACCAGCTTGTGGATCTGCTGAATGCAGGGGATGCAGAACGATTATCCAGTGTATTGTCGGCATCCATGGCTAGTCAGCTAGTCAGTGTATGGGCGGAAAATCAAGCGGAAGCCGCAGTGGTTGCATTTCTGGACGAGCACGGATTTGATATCCGGCTGGCAAACAAGCTCCGCCGTGTCTGGGGAACACAAGCAATTCAGATGTTGGAACGTAATCCCTATTACATGCTGGCGTTTACATCATGGACACGAACCGATGCCGCTGCTACGAAAATGGGACTGCAATTAGACGATACTCGCCGTTTGGTAGGCGCTGTAGAAGCAGTGCTCTATTCACGACTGCATGATGGTCATACGATGACCCCCATACAAATCCTGCATGAACGTTTACCAGCCCTTCTGGGACGTTGGGTGACCGATAACGACGTTCGCACTGCAATCGCCCTTGCGACGTCTGAAAACGCTATTGTAGGCGATGATAATGGATTCCAGCCTGTGGGGGCTGCTTCGTTGGAACAACGCATTTCTGAACGCATCCATTCCATGCTGAATCATAAACGTGATCAACGCATGACACAAGGGGGCCTGTTCCCAACCGCATCTGCCCATGATGCGTTCATAAGCACCGCGATTGCTGAAAATGAACAGCACCAAGGCTTCGCATTAAATGCACAACAACGGGCAGCAGTTAACATGGTGTTTAAAGCACCATTCAGTGTACTGACTGGCGGTGCTGGGGTCGGGAAAACCACAGTGCTGCGGGTAATTCATTCTGTTGCCAGCAAAATGCGGATTGACGTCGTGCAAATGGCATTGGCGGGAAGAGCTGCTAAACGAATGGGTGAAGCGTCTGGGCATGATGCTATGACCATTGCTAAATTTTTACATCTTGTACGGACGGGACAGCTGGAAGTCGCTTCCGGCAGTCTGATTGTTATTGATGAGGCATCGATGCTGGATCTGACATCCATGTTTCAGATATTACGGCATGCGCCGATGGATGTCAGGATTCTACTAATCGGTGATGCAGCACAGCTGCCGCCAATCGGGTTTGGATTAGTTTTCCATCAACTGGCATCCAGTGCTGTGGTTCCTCGTGTAGAATTGACAGAAGTACACCGTCAAGCAGCAGAAACAGGGATTCCACTTATTGCCGCATCCATTCGTGAACACATAGTTCCCGACATTTCGCCCTATGCAGGAACACAGACGGGAATATCATTTATTGAATGCGACAACGACGGGGTAACATCTGTCCTGCAGCGTTTGGCAAACGACTGGGACGGTGATGAATGGCAGGTGTTATCTGCGATCCGAATGGGGACAGCCGGCATTAATGCTGTGAATGCATTTTTTCATGAATCAAGTGCAAAGAATGAACCTGACTATCCAGTGGCAATAGGCGAACCGGTCATCCATCTCGTTAACGATTATGAACGGGGGCTGATGAACGGTACTCTGGGACGTGTTGTTGATGTCGACGAGGGTAAAATCCACGTTGATTTTGAAGGGACAGTACACGCCATTCCCGCAGCAGAAGCAGCAGAACGACTAGAATTAGCCTACGCAATTTCGGTACATAAAGCGCAAGGGAGCCAGTTTGATAGGGTTGCCGTTGTTGTAACGCAATCTAGGATTTTGGATCACGCATTGATCTACACCGCACTGACCCGTGGTGTCGAACAGGTCGTGTTTGTCGGGGGTCGGGAAGCATTTGAAACGGCAGTACGAGCACCTGCATTCACACAACAGCGACATGTGGGAGCTGTTGTTTAA